CCGACCTTGGCTTTTCAGATCTGAGCTTTTCCGAGTTTGACGATCTATCGGAGACGGTGATCGATACCATTCACTACTCCCTGATTGCCTCCAGGAATCATCGGCTGGCTCAGCAGCCATGGTTGAGCTTGAAGGAACTGCTGCATCAACCCTGGGTGCTATTACCTGACGGCAGCCCCAGTCGCATCATCTTTGAGAAACGCCTGCGGGAGCTGGGCCTAAGCCTGGCTGACTTCACCCAGGTCGAAATTGTCGATGCCCCTGGCTTGGTGCGGACCTATGTGCTGCAGGGGCATTATCTTAGCTTTATTGCCGACGTTGACTTGCAAATTGAGCAACAAGCCGGCTTAATTCAGGCCATCGCCCTAGAAGAATTTGCCTTGGGAACACCGCTGTTTCTGCTGATGTCGAAACGCCTAGCCCGGGCCTTAGCCCAACAGCCTATTCCCTTTCGAGGTCGCCAGGCCCTAGAGCCAATTCGCCAGTTCATCACCCTGCTGCATCAGCGGCAGTCGCCCCCAGCTCCCCAGCGGCAGACTGCGGCGACAGACTCTACTCCACCGCCTCCGGCCCGGTTTCAAGCCCCCCACTTCATCAGGCGGCCCCGGTCGAGCCAGCCTGGTGACACCCTCACGCTCACGATTGGCACTCAAAATCGCACTATCCAAACGGTAACGGCGGGGCTAATTATTCAACGGCTGGGGCTGCTAGAGCACTTCTTACCTCAGCAGGGTCGCTACAGGGGCACCCAGTATCAGATTCGCTGGTGGGACTACACCTCAGGGGCCCCCATTGTGGCTGGGTTGGCGTCGAAGCAAATTGATATCGGGGTCTTGGGGGACTACCCGCTCCTATTGAGTGCCATGCCCCCCCAGGGGACTGATGCCAACACCTGTCTGATTAGCTTCGTGGCTAGTAATCCCGACGGTACCGGCAATGACATCATTGTGCCCCATCGCTCCCACCTTAGCCGTATCGAAGACCTCGAGGGCCGGGTGATTGCGGTGCCGTTTAGTTCTGCTGCCCACAGCATGGTGATGCGATCGCTACACCATAAAAATTTGTTGGAGCAGGTTAGGCTCACCTCCATTGACAACCTCAATCCGCAACGGCTAATTAGCGATTTGGGGCAAGTAGATGGCTATGCCTACTTTGCACCGTTCCATGAAATCGCCAAGCACAAGGGACAGTGTCGTCGACTGCTGGAAGACAACTTAGATGGCCTGCCGACCTTCCACGGCATCGTGGTGCAGCAAGAGTTGGCCAGTCAATATCCTGAGGTGGTGGTGGCCTACTTGCAGGCGTTGCTGGCGGCCCAGTATTGGTATGCCACCACACCAATGGCCGCAACCCTGGTCAGCCGCTGGGTCAATTTAGATGCGGCCATCGTGTCGAAGACCTTACTCACCGGCGCCAGTGACTATACCCAGGGCGTGTTTTTCCCAGAGACTCATATCCGTGCTGACTGGGTCAGTGAACATGTCAACCAGCTCCAGCACATTGCCGGCCATGAGTATCTAGGCCAGATGAATCTGAATCACTGGATGCAGCCGGAATTTTTGCAGCGGGCGGTGGCGTCTCTTTAGGCGGCCTCCATGCTTTTGAGGGTCTCTTCCCGAATGCAGTCAAATACCTGCCGATGCAACGTCATAAAATCAGGGGAGAGGGTGTCATCAAAATGGCGGGGGCGACGCAGATGAATCGGGATCTCGGCTTTAATATGCCCTGGATGTACTCCCATGATGAAGATGCGATCGCACAGGAAAATTGCCTCCTCAATGTCGTGGGTGACAAAAATCACCGTAGTTTTCAAATCACTCCAGATATCGAGCAGTAGCTCCTGCATCATGTGGCGGGTTTGGGCATCGAGGGCGGCAAAGGGCTCATCCATCAACAACACCGATGGCGAATTTACCAAAGCCCGGACAATGCTAGCTCGTTGCTGCATTCCCCCCGACAGCTGGGCCGGATAGCTATGGCGATAGCGATAGAGCCCCACCCGATTCAGGTAGTCATTGACCAACTCAGTGCGCTCAGCCTTAGCCATGCCACGGATCTTGAGGCCCAACTCAATATTCTGAAACGTCGTTTTCCAGGGCAACAACGAATACTGCTGGAAGACAAACCCCCGGTCGGCCCCCGGTCGACAAACCGGCTGTTGGTCTACCAAAATGTAGCCCTCCGAGGGCTTGAGAAAACCGGCAATGCCATTGAGTAGGGTAGACTTGCCACAGCCAGACGGCCCTAACAAGCAGACAAATTCCCCCGGTTGAATACTGAGGTTAATAGCATCGAGCACATGATTGATGTGTCCCTTCCGTCTGAAGGTGACTGACAGCCCCTCCACTTGCACAGACCCCTTAACACTCTGCGTTTGCTGCAACTGTTGCATCAACATGATTTTTCCAACCTAACGCGACAAATTGGCAGGGAACATGGGCTGAGGTTAGCCAGATCAAGCGGCAGTCTGAGCTAGCCAACGCCGCCAACCCTCAGGCATCTTGCTTTTTAATCACCCGCCAAGGCATGAGGGCAGCCATGGTGCGATTGACAGCCCAAGAGCTGATTGCCCCCATCAAGCCAATCAGCAACATGCCCATGACAATCGGTGGATAGTTCGAGGTGACGTAAGATTCCCAGGTGATATAGCCAATGCCGTAACGCCCCGCCAAGATTTCAGCGGTGACTAAACAAAACCAGGCATTGCCCATGCCGATGGTAAGACCACTGGCGATACTGGGTAGGGAGCCAGGCAAAACAATATCTTTGAAAATATGCCAGGATCTTGCCCCTAAACACTGCCCCACCCGAATCAACACCGTGTCACTGAGAATGCTCTCCACCCCACGAATGGTGCTAATCAACACCGGGAAAAACGCCCCCACAAAGGTGATATAAACCATGCCACTCTCTGCATTCGGAAACATCAAAATTGCCAGGGGAATCCAGGCCACTGCTGGAATCGGCCGCAGCAGCTCCAACGGAGGCATCAGCAAATCTTCAACCTTCTCGAACCAGCCCGCCAGCACCCCTAGAATGATGCCCAGGCATGAGGCCACGGCATAGCCAATCATGACCCGCTGAATACTCGAGCGAAAGTGAACCCACGGGTCAGTGGTGAAAAAGGTCAGCGTGGCTTTCAACACCTGCAGCGGAGACGGTATCAGCTGAAAATTTACGAAAAAGCTGAAGCCGATGTTGCATAGAAACTGCCAGCCGCCAAAGAAAATCACTAAGGCCAGCAGGCGCCGCGCTGAACGATTGGCAAAAAACAACGCCCTCAAAGCCATGGCCGTTTGATAACGCCAGCCCCGCCGCGACTGCCGTGTCGCCTTCGAAGTCATAACTGCCATAGGGTCTTCCTCTCCAGCAGAGCACATCCGTTCATCCCAGGGGCAACGACCTAACGCCGTCCTTA
This portion of the Halomicronema hongdechloris C2206 genome encodes:
- a CDS encoding ABC transporter permease, which produces MALRALFFANRSARRLLALVIFFGGWQFLCNIGFSFFVNFQLIPSPLQVLKATLTFFTTDPWVHFRSSIQRVMIGYAVASCLGIILGVLAGWFEKVEDLLMPPLELLRPIPAVAWIPLAILMFPNAESGMVYITFVGAFFPVLISTIRGVESILSDTVLIRVGQCLGARSWHIFKDIVLPGSLPSIASGLTIGMGNAWFCLVTAEILAGRYGIGYITWESYVTSNYPPIVMGMLLIGLMGAISSWAVNRTMAALMPWRVIKKQDA
- a CDS encoding LysR family transcriptional regulator, encoding MEIYQLKVFLEVARCLSFTEAATALNLTQPAVSAKIKSLEADLDTPLFNRLGRRIELTQVGQYLLEEAPYLVDLEAQLIAEIEDIKQGKFSTLKIGCMAELNNHWLPSVLFEYRRQWPSVQTRCCQFESAEKLYRAIKNGDADLGFSDLSFSEFDDLSETVIDTIHYSLIASRNHRLAQQPWLSLKELLHQPWVLLPDGSPSRIIFEKRLRELGLSLADFTQVEIVDAPGLVRTYVLQGHYLSFIADVDLQIEQQAGLIQAIALEEFALGTPLFLLMSKRLARALAQQPIPFRGRQALEPIRQFITLLHQRQSPPAPQRQTAATDSTPPPPARFQAPHFIRRPRSSQPGDTLTLTIGTQNRTIQTVTAGLIIQRLGLLEHFLPQQGRYRGTQYQIRWWDYTSGAPIVAGLASKQIDIGVLGDYPLLLSAMPPQGTDANTCLISFVASNPDGTGNDIIVPHRSHLSRIEDLEGRVIAVPFSSAAHSMVMRSLHHKNLLEQVRLTSIDNLNPQRLISDLGQVDGYAYFAPFHEIAKHKGQCRRLLEDNLDGLPTFHGIVVQQELASQYPEVVVAYLQALLAAQYWYATTPMAATLVSRWVNLDAAIVSKTLLTGASDYTQGVFFPETHIRADWVSEHVNQLQHIAGHEYLGQMNLNHWMQPEFLQRAVASL
- a CDS encoding ABC transporter ATP-binding protein, encoding MLMQQLQQTQSVKGSVQVEGLSVTFRRKGHINHVLDAINLSIQPGEFVCLLGPSGCGKSTLLNGIAGFLKPSEGYILVDQQPVCRPGADRGFVFQQYSLLPWKTTFQNIELGLKIRGMAKAERTELVNDYLNRVGLYRYRHSYPAQLSGGMQQRASIVRALVNSPSVLLMDEPFAALDAQTRHMMQELLLDIWSDLKTTVIFVTHDIEEAIFLCDRIFIMGVHPGHIKAEIPIHLRRPRHFDDTLSPDFMTLHRQVFDCIREETLKSMEAA